Below is a genomic region from Miscanthus floridulus cultivar M001 chromosome 1, ASM1932011v1, whole genome shotgun sequence.
GGCCCTATTTGTCATTGGCGCCATGTGCAAACatcatctgtcggtcatggcattccactctGTCTCGacagacatcgtggtgaactaacgcgcctgtcagcgtccgtacgaggattaggaaGAATAGCACTGGCATGcctgacactgttcttgatgtgaatccctaggtatggcctatcttggccacaggttacatcgaggcatgctagcctcttccctagcgtcagagttttgacctaagcccatatgcttggacctagagtggttggcggtggtatggatccccatcggacgagacggaacccaCGTGCTCGAGGTCGAgagagacggagcccatggccttgggcaaGATGAAAACCATGTCCTtagggtcaggcaagacggagcccacggcctcgaggtcaAGCAAGATGGAAcccacggcctcgaggtcaggtgagacgaagcccgcggccttgggcgagacagaacctacgtccttggggttgggcgagacagaacctgcacctaaggggtcgagcgagacagagcccatggccttatgggttattgcatctgcaggaagcattactaaacgtgcatccttatattaatTTTTATTAGttgtcatcattagttcattaactatccattctatgtaagcacctatgacactttcaagcaggtggtaagcaattagaaccattttatcacctttcaaattccagttcttactatagtgctagaccatagccaagtcggtaccgtctCACAAAAACGGCGATTCATAAATCAATATAtcccatgtgatagtaatatagtaataaaaataatatctttcctatctctcatgagtgatagacaatcactcgacttctaccaggtcctatagcatagcaatctatatgatcctgacatactagtaggactcataggataaggatatatatatatagtgggtttcattcaactcctcaaaacttaatgcacaagcataaaataaagtgcagaatattaaaggttatgcaccggggcttgcctaggtaagatataaccaaaagttagtattctatcatagtgacacgatcatcaagacaccatcttttctgctacttcgatcgactccatgatccatcgttgttcctattatgatatacgtggttGCAACAcagagacgtaaataatcaacggcaactgcaactctaaaatacgattacactCCATAAGCTAATGACCTAGCTTTATATTACTAAcatactagtctacgtatccacgtcgTCAACTAAGGCTTTGTCTCTAGAAAAATGTTTGTCCTACAATCCCAAagtgttttggcattttattgattaaatatatatttttgaactaaggctcatttagctaccttagcaaactaactattatggagctacaaaaattacactgagcacctaataatgttaggaatatactatgaaagttttagagccaacactatcaccaatttatcacaacaatttctacaagtttatattttaacaatattaaatatctcaaattaattatataactcctaagaacactataaaactatgtgaacaaaatatactagcagataaatcgtgattttaggaacctaacaaaattagtttcacaattttttgtcaactacacaaatttctattgaatttacaagtttgtcttagaaactaaattagaaaatgcattagaaaaaggaaaaagggtCGGTGGCGACTTAATCGGCCCAGCAGCCCAGTGCGGGCGTGGCTGCGCACGCGTCGCGGTGGCCTAGCATGGCCCAAGGCCGAGGGCGCCCGCATGCATTGGCTATTTTGTAGAAAACCCCTCGAGCTTCTAGAGATTTATGAGAATGCTATGTGCACTATTCCTACCGACAGTGGTTTTGCGATCAAACCCTCAGATGCTTCCACCTTTACCACGGGGAGGTCCCTAGGGATCCCCGCGCACGCCGGCACGGCGGGCGATGGTATAAGGTGGTTATGTCGGGCAACCTAGGCGTGCTACGACGGGATtaaggggccgaccaccatctacagctaaacGCGCAAGGATGGGTGGTGGTTAGGGACTCGGAGGCGCACTATCACGGGCTGCAGCGGCGAGTGGCTATCCACGGTGGCGGCATGACTGTTTCGACGACCTAAGGTTCTATCGGGGTGGTAGAGATAGCGGGTAAGCACCCGTAGCTCACCGGAATTCATGTTGCGGTGACGGTTAAGGCGGAGGAGTGCCGAGGTGGCATGGCCACGTGCGAGACGCTGGGGCGACGGTGCTCTCCATGCGTCACCACGTCTCCGATAGGAGCCCTGGCCAAATGGCGCGAGCGCCAGATAGAGGAGGTCAAGGCGAGCTCATGGATACAAACAATTGAACTAATTCAGACCTTACCCCAATTTCACTAGCATGGCAGCGCACCTGGCCGGCGGCGAGAAAAACAGAAATTGGCTGCCAGTACTGCTCGATTGCGCCAAGGTGAGGGTCAGGATGCTAGCTGGCTTTCCTGTCTAACTACTGGAACGCCGAATTGAGGTGTGGTGTCCCAAACCGCACGTATTTGTCGTGCGAAGCGAGCGATTCTGTCGGCGATAAGGGCAGGCGGGGGCAGCAGCGAAGCAGCGATCGCGCACAGGGCCGTCTCGTAGGGCCGGTGCAACAAAATGATGCGAGGGTGGGCAGTGACACCGTGACACAGGCATTAGTGCAATGTGGCTACGGAGGTAGGCAGCGGCTCGACGAGTAGGTGATTCAAGCGGCGGAAAGAGTGCCACGTCGGCAAGACGACGACCGCTGTGACATCGGCTTGGCCCCGTGCACGGCCTGGCCGACAGCACACACGCAGCAGAGACCGTGCCATCAGACAGGGCCAGGCAGCGCCGCAGGATTGCAGAGAGCGCAGACGCGACGGCAAGGTGATGGCGCCGGCAGCGGCTCCGTCGTGACGCGGGGTGGGGCAGGCAACAGCGGCGGTGGCTCCACGCGGTGGGGCCAACGGCGATCGGGCCGCAGCCGGGCCagaggcagccatggccggcCACGTGCGGCAGCGCGCACACGTGCGACCAGCGCGGTGACACCGAGCGCCCGAGCATGGTGACCGTGTCCACCCGGCGAGCCAGCCCGAGAATgtgtcgtgcacgaattttaaagtgcCTATAAAAAttaaacggttgcttctggatctaaaccatcttcaccatgctcaagatgacatatgagactaccaaatcgagctataacactacaccaccctttaacccaatctctcaaaataatttgctaaacatagcaatgtcttgTTGTTGACaaacttgaaaatttttctaagttttgagctgaacttgatttcaatctataatttctaggctagtagaaatattagttagtaacaacatttttcaacagcaagtatttcactgtcatctacaaagttagtacttcaaattttatttaagtatcacacacatgttctatagtatttttacttaataaaaattgatttttaaccctacttgatatacatgagctattgaatcaacattcatttaacatttttaatggttattttaggctacaagaaatttatcaacaccttctatcacatacattattacataaacatgatgctcataacatgatttaataatttatttaggacgtaacaccaagggtgttagaGCCACTGGCCTCCGACGTGGAACTATAATTGTATTTATGGACAGAGGTACTTCCCTTGTTTAAGACTACAACATTTTGGTTTTTTTTATACATTATTTGCATTGTGTATTTATGGACGGAGGTACTTCCCTTATTTAAGACAACATTTTGGTTTTTTTTATACATTATTTGCATTGTGTACTTAGGCATAACGTATACCTAAGTATATagcaaaagttatatatctagaaaaattaaaatatttacAATTTAGAATAGAGTGAGTAGTATATATAATAGATATATAGAtattataaaattaaaaaaaaatatactCGTTACTCCTACGTGGCAAAGGTAACAAAaacataatatttttctctcatactaaaTCAGCTaatagtacttttagtcatggcttattagccaaacaagcccaaacaaagGCATTTACTTACTTAAGAGAGTAGTAGCTCCTTTTATGATGAAGATCATCAAATTTACTCACCATCCGTCGCCGGCAAGGCTGGCTGCGGCTGCTACTCATCACACGCCACACGGCGCACGCGAACCCTTTGCGCAAAGGCTTGTGTGAAATGTGCAACTGCAGGTCTGCAGACACTTCAAGTTCCAGCTGCAGCCAGTTCctattagagcaaggctaataatacagccgacttgctggctgtaaggtttcttGCAGCCTTCTCTTAGCCCACTCATATACACCGTGTTCGGATGGTGCCCAGCACAGTGAATTTCGGATGGTTTCGGATGAtttaatagtattctgtgagggagaataagctgaaacaagctgaaacaagcgAGCAGTGCACCAGCCGAACACCAtcatagtagttagctctttatagTTAATACATGgctcacttgtctctctcacagactttcttggttcttgtgcccaagccggctgtaagcttacagcccgcttcttctctctcctcccctctctcctctacctcagcatttagtcggcttacagcctgttattatacttgctcttatatATGTAGTACTCcactcattccaaattataagtagttttgacttttctaaatatatatagttttttttaCATGTAGATATAGAAAAGACAGAATAAATAAAAATTTGGACGGAGTGAGTCCTACATATAACAGGAGCTATCCCTCAGATCACTGAAATTCTCTAAGAAGACTGACGCACAGAAGAATATACACATGTCAGTCTGTCAGGTTAGAAGAAAAACAACTCCAGTCTCCAGTACCAAACAAACGAACCAAAATATACCAGGCTATTTCTCCAAAGTCCTAACTGAACTCCTGCGCATAATCCATGTTCCACTGGGCGACTGAGCAACACCCCCCAACAGAGCAGGTACTGCTACCTGGGATAGAACTGCGGACGAGGGTACAAGGGTGTAAAGGGTGCTCCAAGTTGTGGCATGAACGGCGATGCACCATGAACTCCAGGCCAGCCTGGCTGGGCAGGGTAACCATGATGGACTCCATGCATTGCGGCATATGGTGGACGCTCCAAGTCGCCTCTCAGTGCCGCGTTCCACATTGCAGGATAACCCTGTGTTGGTGGCTGGTGAGTGCGTTGCCTCAGCCGTTTCTGATGTTTCTGTTTGTTCTGTTGCTGCTTCTCTTCTGTCTTATCTTCTTGTTTCCGTTTCTTCTCTTCCGGCTTATCTTCTTGCTTCTGTTTCTTCTCTTCCAGCTTATCTTCTTGCTTCTGTTTCTTCTCTTCCGGCTCATTTTCTTGTTTCTGTTTCTTCTCTTCCAGCTTATCTTCTTGTTTCTGTTGCTGCTCCTGTTGAGGCTTCCTTTGTTTTTTCTCCAGCTTCTCTGCCAGCTCACTCAGTTGCCCTCGCATCTGGTTTTCTTGTCCCTTGtgatgctcctgctcctgctttaTCTTGAGCTTCTTCTTACTCTTTGTTTGTTGCTGCTGTGAATTTGAAGTTGAGGCTGTCAAGGGATCTGCTAAACTCCGCTTCTTTTTTTCAAGCTCACCTAACAAAATGTTGATTTCTTCCCTGATACTGGTACAGAGGTTGGAGTTGGTGATTACCTTCTTAGCCAAAACTTTTGCACTTCTTAGATTATCAAGCTCCTTTATTATAACCGCCCTCTGCACACAGGAAGATGCAGAACTATTAAACTAATAATATAGCAGAGATGAAGCAGATTGAGATGAATTATGAATATATATTTGCCCCCATAAGAATATTACATATTTCAAAATGAAACTTTATAATGAAATAGGCCACTCCAAATAGCTCAAGCATAAGACATTAAATTTCCTCAATTTTTCTTATGAAACTGGGTGAAACAACCACACAGTCGTGtaaataaatttaaaaaatgTATTGTGCCACTAAAATCAATTTCTAGCACATACCAACTGGCGTGTCATATTCTTTTGAGATATCTCCATAGCAGTCTGTTTTGCCTTTTCGACATATCCCTTCAGAAGAGAAAGTGGAGGATACTCGTCCACCATATTAAAAATGCGTGCCAAACGTAAAACATCCATTTGCTGCCCATTTCCGATCAAATAGTCCATTAACTCTACAAAAAAAGATGAAAGCAGGAAAAACATTAACAAGCAGACCTTACACTGCAGATGAGGTGGAGTCAGAGTTGAAATGATGGTTCAGAACATGCATTCTGATGACTCAGCATGCAAATATGTAAAGCAGCAATGAACTAAATCATCAACAGATCAAGTGCATAGCGATATACTCACTGAGGAGGCTATAATATACCCAAATGAATCAAATATATCCATCAATATCATATTACAAATTATACTGCTTGGATTTATGTCATGCGAAGGCTCAGTCCATGAAATGTACAAAAATGTCATTTCACCCAGATTTCGGAAATTTTCTTGCATGTGATTTCAATCAAGAGATGGCGCCATGGCAGGCTGGCACAATTGGCAGCAGGTAGGTATCAAGGGATAGGTCCATAAAGGCAGCAGCCAAGCATCAAAGAATAGGTTCACATGGGAACAGCACACGAAAACGGGTAAGTGATATAATGTTGACTCTCAGCCTCAGATTATTGATAGTTTCATCATGAAAACTAGGATTACTTAATTAGTCCTCTGTGCATCTTAAGCTACCGACTTGCATTGACTGCTACTGCTCACTTGAAGTGAGGAAAAAGTATGCAAATTTTTAAATATCATGGATAACAGGATAAGTACTTTTGCCATAGTCATCTGTGAACTGTGTAGTACAAGGCTGTAAGTGTAAAAATAAAATGCTTAAACCATAAGACGACTCTGAATTTACGTAATGAGCAGATATTAAAGATCCAACATATTATGTTTTCCCAGCACAGTTTGAGCAAAAGTGCAGAACATATTATAGTTAATAATGCCGAAAGATGTGATTGTACCTGGGATTCTATTGCCGAGCCCAAGACCCTTTAAGAGCATGGTAGATTTCTTCTTCTGTTTTAACGAGATGTTACCAAAGAGACAGAAGATCTCCTTCGTATCAAACTCAGTTACAATTTTATAGGAGATAACGAAGTTAAGGAGGCCCCATGAGGCTAGGTTGCCAACGACATTGCAACTCTCTGGATTGTCAATCATCTCCTTCCAATCCTTAGCCACCCGCTTGGCCTGCTCAATCGTGTCGGCAGAAGGCTTGGTAACAACTACAGGTACCATTTGAACTAGCCCAACACAGCTTGCCCAGACCTTCCTGGTCTTAACAAATATCTTGTTGTGTAGGAATAGCTCAATTACATGAAGAGCCAGTGCTGCAGCATCTGGAGCACGGCGAACTGCAGCATGCAACTCTGAATTGAATTCGGTGTTGGTGCATATGAGCTCGACCAACCTCTGTGCATCCATGTTTGTGCATGCTACAGTGCGGTCATCAGATCTACATGGAACAGCCTGATTGCCCCGGTCTGAAGACACCTGGTCCGTAACATTTTTGGCACCTTCCACCTTCTCATGAACGTCCTGCTCTTGCTTCTTGTCGCAAGTCTCCACCTCCTTGTGCTGCACTGAAGACGCCATCTTGGCCGCTGTCTCATCCATGTTGGTATCctgatcctcctcctccttgtcctgAGAAGCCTTCAAAGCATCTTTGGTATTCAGCCCGTCCTTATCATTATCAACCACCTGAATCTCCTTGTCAGGATCCTGCTCGTTCACCTTActggcctgctcctcctcccttgcctccttctcATCCTTTATCTCATTGCCAATGTTGACGTTGGCTGCCTCCTCAACTTCCTCTTCCTCCACTACCTCTTCTCTAGCCCCCTTCCTGTCCTTTTCATCATTGCAAATTTTATCGTAGCCGGCTTCTTGCATCTCCTCATCGGCCTTCTTCTCCAGCTCTGCCACCACCTTCTCCACTTCCACCTCTCTGGTCTCCTTCGTGTCCTTTTCATCATTGCAAATCTTATTGCTATTGGCTTCGTGCATCTCCTCATCGGCCTTCTCCAGCTCCGCTACCTTCTCCTCCACTTCCACCCCTCTGGCCTGCTTCCCATCCTTTTCATAATTGCAAATCTTATCGCTGTGGGCTTCCTGTATCTCCTCATcggccttcttctcctcctccacaTCCACCGCGACCTCCTCCTCCACTcccacttccacttccaccacctcctcctcttcttcgtcctcctccaactcctcctcCTGGTTTTCTCCCTTCCCATCGCCGCGAGTTCCACCCAACGCGGCAGCAGCGGGTGCAGCGCCGGCGGCCTCGAGCACACGGAGCTGGCGAAACCGCAGCGTGATTGACGACTGGAGCGAGGAGATGTGGCCGTCGAGGTCCTCCCAGGCAAAGGAGAGCGGCGAGGGGGAGCAGGCGGCGAGGCGGTCGAACGCCTCCCGCAGGGCGTCCCGCTTGCCGGGCAGGGCGGCGATGGCTGCCTCCAGCTCCGCCACCGTCATCGCCATTGGATCCCGGTGATCAGGGCTGGCCTGCGCCATCGGCCGGGAGGGTGTAGCGGGTTGCGGTTTTGGAGCGGCGGCGGATTGCATGGTGGTGGTTCCCATCGCGAGTTCGACGGCGAGTCGGCGAGGAGCGGAACAGACACGTTTCTCCTGGGCTCCTGGCAAGGTTGCGAACGGACCCGGCGGTGCGTCTGGCCAGGCCGGGCCGGGCTAAAGGGCGACGGCCCAATGGGATTGAAAGTTCCTAAAGGAGTATAATTTTTTTTGCCGATGACGACCAAATCTTACAAGACACATTAGGGAAAAAAAATCGACTTGGTTTTTGGAACACATTTCTAACATTAATTTTACATTTTTTTCTAGAAAGAACTTTTGTATTTGTTAAAATCTTGCACAAAGCTCCCAAAATGTCTACCTGAAAACTTTATCATTTTCTAAAACGAAATTTGTGTAcagcttttttttaaaaaaaaaaaagtttgctcacacaaaacttttctttgaaaaaaagattaaaaaacCAATTGACAAGCTTTTGTATCAATTTTTTTTCGAAAACTAAGGGGATCCATTATCATTTTTTGGGGGAGGTAGGGATGGTTGTTGAGGGGTGAGCACAGAAAAAAAAATGCAGACTTAAGGGTCTCGAAAGAGGATCGGTAGAAATTTGACAGAGGGATTATATATTTTTGTGgaatatttgaaaaaaaactGAAGAATGATTCATCTTCCAAGTTTGGCGATGCAAGAGCTGCAGGTGATGTTTATCAAGGACGACATCGACTTCTCCGATGGTCTgttgtgaacaatgttacaaCCTAGAGCGTGTTTGGAGGAGCTCCTACC
It encodes:
- the LOC136483216 gene encoding uncharacterized protein isoform X2, encoding MGTTTMQSAAAPKPQPATPSRPMAQASPDHRDPMAMTVAELEAAIAALPGKRDALREAFDRLAACSPSPLSFAWEDLDGHISSLQSSITLRFRQLRVLEAAGAAPAAAALGGTRGDGKGENQEEELEEDEEEEEVVEVEVGVEEEVAVDVEEEKKADEEIQEAHSDKICNYEKDGKQARGVEVEEKVAELEKADEEMHEANSNKICNDEKDTKETREVEVEKVVAELEKKADEEMQEAGYDKICNDEKDRKGAREEVVEEEEVEEAANVNIGNEIKDEKEAREEEQASKVNEQDPDKEIQVVDNDKDGLNTKDALKASQDKEEEDQDTNMDETAAKMASSVQHKEVETCDKKQEQDVHEKVEGAKNVTDQVSSDRGNQAVPCRSDDRTVACTNMDAQRLVELICTNTEFNSELHAAVRRAPDAAALALHVIELFLHNKIFVKTRKVWASCVGLVQMVPVVVTKPSADTIEQAKRVAKDWKEMIDNPESCNVVGNLASWGLLNFVISYKIVTEFDTKEIFCLFGNISLKQKKKSTMLLKGLGLGNRIPELMDYLIGNGQQMDVLRLARIFNMVDEYPPLSLLKGYVEKAKQTAMEISQKNMTRQLRAVIIKELDNLRSAKVLAKKQQQTKSKKKLKIKQEQEHHKGQENQMRGQLSELAEKLEKKQRKPQQEQQQKQEDKLEEKKQKQENEPEEKKQKQEDKLEEKKQKQEDKPEEKKRKQEDKTEEKQQQNKQKHQKRLRQRTHQPPTQGYPAMWNAALRGDLERPPYAAMHGVHHGYPAQPGWPGVHGASPFMPQLGAPFTPLYPRPQFYPR
- the LOC136483216 gene encoding uncharacterized protein isoform X1, coding for MGTTTMQSAAAPKPQPATPSRPMAQASPDHRDPMAMTVAELEAAIAALPGKRDALREAFDRLAACSPSPLSFAWEDLDGHISSLQSSITLRFRQLRVLEAAGAAPAAAALGGTRGDGKGENQEEELEEDEEEEEVVEVEVGVEEEVAVDVEEEKKADEEIQEAHSDKICNYEKDGKQARGVEVEEKVAELEKADEEMHEANSNKICNDEKDTKETREVEVEKVVAELEKKADEEMQEAGYDKICNDEKDRKGAREEVVEEEEVEEAANVNIGNEIKDEKEAREEEQASKVNEQDPDKEIQVVDNDKDGLNTKDALKASQDKEEEDQDTNMDETAAKMASSVQHKEVETCDKKQEQDVHEKVEGAKNVTDQVSSDRGNQAVPCRSDDRTVACTNMDAQRLVELICTNTEFNSELHAAVRRAPDAAALALHVIELFLHNKIFVKTRKVWASCVGLVQMVPVVVTKPSADTIEQAKRVAKDWKEMIDNPESCNVVGNLASWGLLNFVISYKIVTEFDTKEIFCLFGNISLKQKKKSTMLLKGLGLGNRIPELMDYLIGNGQQMDVLRLARIFNMVDEYPPLSLLKGYVEKAKQTAMEISQKNMTRQLRAVIIKELDNLRSAKVLAKKVITNSNLCTSIREEINILLGELEKKKRSLADPLTASTSNSQQQQTKSKKKLKIKQEQEHHKGQENQMRGQLSELAEKLEKKQRKPQQEQQQKQEDKLEEKKQKQENEPEEKKQKQEDKLEEKKQKQEDKPEEKKRKQEDKTEEKQQQNKQKHQKRLRQRTHQPPTQGYPAMWNAALRGDLERPPYAAMHGVHHGYPAQPGWPGVHGASPFMPQLGAPFTPLYPRPQFYPR
- the LOC136483216 gene encoding uncharacterized protein isoform X3; its protein translation is MGTTTMQSAAAPKPQPATPSRPMAQASPDHRDPMAMTVAELEAAIAALPGKRDALREAFDRLAACSPSPLSFAWEDLDGHISSLQSSITLRFRQLRVLEAAGAAPAAAALGGTRGDGKGENQEEELEEDEEEEEVVEVEVGVEEEVAVDVEEEKKADEEIQEAHSDKICNYEKDGKQARGVEVEEKVAELEKADEEMHEANSNKICNDEKDTKETREVEVEKVVAELEKKADEEMQEAGYDKICNDEKDRKGAREEVVEEEEVEEAANVNIGNEIKDEKEAREEEQASKVNEQDPDKEIQVVDNDKDGLNTKDALKASQDKEEEDQDTNMDETAAKMASSVQHKEVETCDKKQEQDVHEKVEGAKNVTDQVSSDRGNQAVPCRSDDRTVACTNMDAQRLVELICTNTEFNSELHAAVRRAPDAAALALHVIELFLHNKIFVKTRKVWASCVGLVQMVPVVVTKPSADTIEQAKRVAKDWKEMIDNPESCNVVGNLASWGLLNFVISYKIVTEFDTKEIFCLFGNISLKQKKKSTMLLKGLGLGNRIPELMDYLIGNGQQMDVLRLARIFNMVDEYPPLSLLKGYVEKAKQTAMEISQKNMTRQLRAVIIKELDNLRSAKVLAKKQQTKSKKKLKIKQEQEHHKGQENQMRGQLSELAEKLEKKQRKPQQEQQQKQEDKLEEKKQKQENEPEEKKQKQEDKLEEKKQKQEDKPEEKKRKQEDKTEEKQQQNKQKHQKRLRQRTHQPPTQGYPAMWNAALRGDLERPPYAAMHGVHHGYPAQPGWPGVHGASPFMPQLGAPFTPLYPRPQFYPR